A single window of Nitrospirota bacterium DNA harbors:
- a CDS encoding CopG family transcriptional regulator, producing the protein MTVKKTAKTAKEFDKRFDEGEDIHDLVDMSKATVIHHGKKVRITLDIAESLVNDIDDIRKEIGVDRGALIKIWLHERVKQEKTANVA; encoded by the coding sequence ATGACAGTGAAAAAGACAGCTAAGACTGCGAAGGAGTTCGACAAACGCTTTGATGAAGGCGAGGATATCCATGATCTTGTAGATATGTCCAAAGCTACTGTTATCCATCACGGGAAGAAAGTCAGAATCACTCTTGATATAGCGGAATCGCTGGTAAATGATATTGATGACATCCGTAAAGAGATTGGCGTTGACAGGGGTGCGTTAATAAAAATCTGGCTTCATGAACGCGTGAAACAGGAAAAAACGGCAAACGTGGCTTAA